In the genome of Rhopalosiphum padi isolate XX-2018 chromosome 1, ASM2088224v1, whole genome shotgun sequence, the window TGGAACAAATTGTGCAATTTTTCGTAAGGAAGTTAAATCTTCTTGAaagctttttaaatttaaaaattccaaattaaCATAGCCTGCAGGCATTTTCTTACATTCTTCTTGCCAAGACAACATTCTTGTTTCTAATAACCAGTCGCAAgctaataataatgtcatctagttgaaaaaaaaaaaaaaaaaaatgttttatttttcaatttcatcaTTTTCAACAACTTTAAATACTTGACTTACTATAACAATTGGTTGGGGCTTATTAGTTtgcaataaaattaaagtttcagataatattttactagcTTCATGACAGTGAAATTCTAAAATTCTAGGCTTCATTGTTTGGACTTTATTTCGACacctgtaaataaatattaatatgaataaatataaaattatcattatattttatctcaCTGTAAATGTTCATACTTATAAGCAGCTAACGCAGTTTGCGCTAATGGATCAACTAATAAACTTGGAGGAACATTTGAGATATGTTTATCGAGCAAATCTATATCATTATCTTCACCTAATATCCAATAAGTTCCAGCAGCAAATATTGCTCCCCACCATGCTACTTTCTCATCTTCTACTActgaaaatataacaaaataaatattgaaaatattaactttcAATCTCAGAAATTAAGTCTTACCATTAACTTCTGAACTTCCAATTATCCTGGGTTTCATTGTAATTAAATTGGATTCTACAATGCGCTGTACGTATAGCAAAACGTCTGAAGTTACAGTTGGTTGTTTGGTATGACCAACAGATTGAACAATTTGTCTTGTTCCTGGTGATATTAATGTCTGTAAAGCTTTTTCTAAGGTATTTTCTCTGAAAGACTAAAGAAATGGCATTACATTTTGAGAAAAAATCAAGAAATTCTAATTACATACTTTGGTTAAATGAGATAATGGATCATTATAGTCCAAGAGTGTTGTGAATGATGATGATGCATTACTCGGAGTAAAAGTCCAATTGTGGTCAATGAAAAACCGAAATCCATGATCAGTTGTAAGCCAATTTAAATTTGCTggtaatctattataatttaccacTTGGGTTTGTgctttatgtaaataatatctataaaccaaaaatgtatgtaataactaattaaaaaaaaaatacatatttacaattattaacattcaatAACCAACCTGGTAAAAAATCCAGCACCTTTAAATGTGATTGTTTTGAAATTAAGAGCAATGGTCGAATATAGGCGCACACAAGTTTCAACTGAAATTACTTGTCGTCCAGCTGCTTCAGCCATGTTAATTGAACAAAGTCCTAAGTATAGACCAATACCCCAATGAGAATTAGGTATTGGCCAGTCAGTTCCACCAATTAAATACAACTTatgtaataaatgataaatttcacCGAGTTGTTTAGCTGTATTTAAAGTGTCATGCTTTTTGGTCCTGTTgaagtaaacaaaattaattagttaggtatttcaatttattaatttcattttttatcatacacatttttaaatacagcgTTATTCCATTTTTTCAAAAGAACAACCACTTTAAATTGATGTAAAAATTGTCTGATAATTTGCCAGATTAATGAAGCCCAAAGTTTCTTACGACTTGTCAAAATTGGCCGACCAAAAATTTCCAAACATCTAGAGAGCTCAAGAACCGCAATTTTTCTGTTTCCCTGAATTTGTTTGAAAGAATgagctattataataacaaatatatgtatCACTAACCTTATTCAAGTTATCCTCAGcttgttttcttatttttatgtattcctGGTAAGCTTCTGAATCTGAGTATATGATTGGATCATTAATAAGAAGACAGGTTAGACTTATGATCATCACTAGAATATTCAATGTCCATACAGACAGACTAAAAGCATAACTTTGATATGTGCCATCATCCACTCCAGAATCTTAAAAATGAGTTATCATAAACAATGTTAACATgttgtcatttttaaaaattaataagttactgtacttgttaataattattttactattcaaCGCTGTTaagtaattaaacaataattacctattttagcatttaaaattgttctaCCATCAACCTTTTCTGTCCAAGAATTTTCAGAATATGACATATTGCTATTGGACAATAAATTTCCAAAAGGATTAAAGGCAACAACCGCAAACATGAACACGCAAAGTACTAATCTTGAATGATCAGCCATACCTTTCTTACCAGATTTATTGGtctataattagaaaaaaactattaattatataaatatataaacaatattatgaagttaatttaatttcttaaaaacccgaattatataagttaataaaaaaaaaaaaaatctaaataataaaatatacaaatactaatGGCAAGTGGtcgatgtattttaaaataaatataattatgaagttatgaaataaaatataatatatcgtaccaATATGGTATGAGAACTCATTACAATTTCAGGTGATGAAGCACCTTCTGATCTTTCTGGCGAAGAAACAGAAATATATGATTGCGGAGGTGTCAGTGAGCCAGGGTTATTGTATTCTTCTTGTGATAAAGTAGACGGACTTTGgtctaatttttttgaaatatttaatttgaacattttgttttcatcttttaatttttcattagccatttccaaatatttaatataatcaatagctTTTTTAAGTATAGCAGATTTATTAAGCTAaacaaacataacataatattaagtaaaagttAGTATActctatattaatatgaaacataaatattaattactttagcTTCAGTTCCTAGAATCATATCTTTTAATtccataattttatcattaatacttGTACGATATCTTCTTTCAATAACATTATGTGAACTTCGTGGTTTTTCATCTTTCACTGActtaacatcaatattattgttagatGACATGTCTGAATCAATCATAACTGGTATACCTAAAATCATAAaagtctaataaatattaattgtatacctacttttacagaaaaataatatattttacccgTGGTAACAAATGCAgtgttgtttaatataattggtTGACCATTTGTTGATGTGTATACCATTGTGGGGGATGTGTTCAATGgcgcattaaaaaaaacctataaattattttattttattaattagatttattttgattattatgaagtataatatatttaatgtaccaACTTGTTTCATTTGATCAGATGGTAAGTGGATTTGTCCAACACTTTTAACTGGAAGAATAGTGTGCATTCCAGGTTTTTGAATgtaccttatttttttatttacattttgttctataatataatttggttGAATAGGCTTTTCAATGACTTTACGATTGGGCTTAATTAAAGGAGGCGCTTTTGGGCATGGTTTCAGCATAGCAGAAGGTGAAATCACTGGAGTATCAATAACGTGGGAAACAGTATCTTGTGGTGGCGACATATGGATATCTGGTTCAATTAGAGAGAGATCAAGTGGTGGAAAATCCAACAATGTGGGATCGCTCATTGGATCATCAAATTCTGTCAATATATTATCTCCGGTAAACAGTTTTGTGTCGACTTCTGGCATTTTCTCATTGTACTTGTTCAAGAGCTctacaaaaacatatttgatTGAAGTGTAAACAgtgattagataaaaaaaaagtaactataactaatttttttgaatGGTATACTAAACTCACCGTCAAAACCAGCAAAATCCAGATCCTCTGGCATGTCCAATGCATCCATCGGGTCCAATTCGTCCATTTCGAATGAGAGCTAGTTAAAAACTTCAGGGATGGTTGAACTAGAGGTGATCACTCGagcacattatttttaaactccaAATTTTGATCAAACGTTGACTCGACAATCAGCAGCGGTGTTCCAACAAGTTCGTCCGACACGTTTTCTTGACGATTTTCCCGCCGAGTGGGAGCAGACACGAAACCAAACACGGTCCGACGCGTGAATACAGTACGCctcgataaaattaattttaccgaTTGCTTGCAATACGTCAGTTGATGATCAATAATGTCCAGGGTACCATAATTCGTATTTATCAAAGATAACTATGCTGTGCACCGTCCTGGCGTCTTATTAATACTCTTATTAATCTTAttacatattagttattacatgaCCGTATCGCAGTTCAGTAAACCATCGTaccattttgatatttttgcgATAGTGAGAACGATAAAAAAACGACGACGTAGTATCTGTGGTATTGGACTAGAATTTAATGATAAGCattataactaaaaagtatGATAAGCGTTTCATTATCACACCATGGCTATACCAGCTATAATTGTATTTGCATAGATTACAGATTTATAGAATacccatagaccttatacttaTAGACGGAACATGTAGTAGTAGTTACCCATGTTGACGATAATATGCTGCGTACCACGAAGCACCGGAGCACACCGCACATGCGCACTAGCAACGCACGATAAAAattcatatcaataatattgtatgattgcTGTTATCATTATTCTTTACACACATGTTGATTGTTCGGTTTGTTggctgttattttattttttttcgtttaattcttatatttttaaagagatTAACAAGTCTTTTTAAGTCtttcattatcattttttactataatttttatattcgttgATATTGTCAAGCAACATGGGTCGAAAATGTGTTGTATGTAAAATTCCTGAAAGTGTTAATTCTGGTGTTTCATTTCACTCGTAAGttgatattttagtattattattttgtcatttacCCAACAATAAGTCAAAAGTTATCTTTTTAGATTTCCTAAAGAACAAGATCTTAAACAATGTTGGATGAATGAAAGCCAAATTAAATTGTGCCTTCCTTCATATAGAGTTTGTTCTAACCATTTTTCaccacaatatattttaacaaatggCTTGTTGAAGAAAAATGCAATACCAAGTGTTAAATTATCACCTTTTGCTGTAActaagtatgtattttatattctataatataaaattattagtttaattaactattttgccatattgctgttttttttttttttagttaaattgatGAGCATTCAATTCCTGCTTCTAATATCCAAAGTTCTCAAACTGCATTCGAATCTGATAGTCCAGCTTCTAGTACATTAAAAGGGTTAAATAAAAGATATCCAGTAATTTACTCTCATTAGCATGATTAATGAagtaaaacaattgtattataactaccttaataattttgttcagAACACCTGctcgaaaaaaattatttgagaatgAAAGTTCACCACTGAAACGTAGCCCTATTTTGTCTTCTCCTCCAAGCTTAGCAAAAAAACGTAAATTTATTAATGCTCACAATATTggtaatttaaatgttgatcATTATTGCTCTCCCAAAAGAGCAGAAAGACATTTAAAAATGGTCAAGCAAAAATTTctgaaaaaacaaattgaatcaaattaattgaaaagACAAGTTAAtagtctaaaaattaaattaaattcatatgaagaattaattaaatcattaaagaATAATCAACTGTTATCTGAAAATGCAGCTAATCAACTTCAGGTCAGTAGTCTATAATTCTCTTAAACAtttcctaaatttttttttaagcttattcaatattattaaaataggaactttaatatatttaaataataattgtgaattatggtaatttttaaatcttattactatattactacttgtattaatattatatttttatgttttaacgaACCTAATGACCACTAAACATTTAGTTAACTAATTGTAAAGTTATGGTACCGCCGTACCGGCATAGATGtggtaagttattttatttgtttacctctaataacatttttttatgaatttgttgttttatatgtTGTTAATAGATTTCTGTTTCAGATGTTCTATgggatattattaaaataggaactttaatatatttaaataataattgtgtattatggttatttttaaatctaattactatattactacttgtattaatatgatatttttatgttttaacgaACTTAATGACCACTAAACAGTTTATTTGTTTACCTCTAATACCTTATTTTTTGGAGGGTTCAAATCTCTTCCGAAAtgctttcaaaaaatatttattttttgacatagctatgtaaaatactattcgaatttgtattattaattatattgtgtaactaCTAACTGTGTAAGATACTAAGATCTGATTTGGCATTGGCATATTTACATTCATGTTTCACATGGCACATgacatatatatttagatacaaTCTTTTAACCTTATACCTATATCCTTGGACCTTGTTGTATTCATGggtgttgtattaattataaattacccacgtttaatgtatataggtacgatGTTTCAATTATATCTTGAAATAATACGTTATacgtattaagtatttatagcgGGTGCAGGTCGATACATCGACTATGGACATGTTTATATAACtctatatacaaataaaccATATGGTTAGCTCCCTCCCcccaaatgaaaaatacaaacaaatgatTCTGAAGCGATTTACTTTGATTCAAAACGAgtatatttttcgaaaaaatcaaaaaacttcaaattaacttcatctttaaataaaattttaatatttaataaaatttttacttcaatttttaacgCAACTTCAATAACTATTGTTAAATGATTTGATTATGTAgatatagttatgtatttttttttttggtagttgTGAATTTAACAGTTGGACATATAACGTGGAGTAATAAAATAAGGGGCTCCAGAAAATTCTAAGAATGACCTAATGTTCAACAAGTCTATTTGAAAATTGttggatatatttattatgtttatttacctgtttatttcatttttttggattacttacaaaaaatataaaaaaattcttaggcagtacctattattatactgcttaaattaaaaaatgtaatcatattatatattaagtagcaGCTAGTTCTATAGTTTTTTAACAAGTTATTCATAACTATATTAGGTTGGAAGCTCTTACCTCAtgtataatttcttaaatttatttatttattttttttttttttacttttatttgaattatacaatctatacagtgtttag includes:
- the LOC132917653 gene encoding uncharacterized protein LOC132917653, whose amino-acid sequence is MGRKCVVCKIPESVNSGVSFHSFPKEQDLKQCWMNESQIKLCLPSYRVCSNHFSPQYILTNGLLKKNAIPSVKLSPFAVTN
- the LOC132917651 gene encoding sterol regulatory element-binding protein 2-like isoform X1 gives rise to the protein MDELDPMDALDMPEDLDFAGFDELLNKYNEKMPEVDTKLFTGDNILTEFDDPMSDPTLLDFPPLDLSLIEPDIHMSPPQDTVSHVIDTPVISPSAMLKPCPKAPPLIKPNRKVIEKPIQPNYIIEQNVNKKIRYIQKPGMHTILPVKSVGQIHLPSDQMKQVFFNAPLNTSPTMVYTSTNGQPIILNNTAFVTTGIPVMIDSDMSSNNNIDVKSVKDEKPRSSHNVIERRYRTSINDKIMELKDMILGTEAKLNKSAILKKAIDYIKYLEMANEKLKDENKMFKLNISKKLDQSPSTLSQEEYNNPGSLTPPQSYISVSSPERSEGASSPEIVMSSHTILTNKSGKKGMADHSRLVLCVFMFAVVAFNPFGNLLSNSNMSYSENSWTEKVDGRTILNAKIDSGVDDGTYQSYAFSLSVWTLNILVMIISLTCLLINDPIIYSDSEAYQEYIKIRKQAEDNLNKGNRKIAVLELSRCLEIFGRPILTSRKKLWASLIWQIIRQFLHQFKVVVLLKKWNNAVFKNVTKKHDTLNTAKQLGEIYHLLHKLYLIGGTDWPIPNSHWGIGLYLGLCSINMAEAAGRQVISVETCVRLYSTIALNFKTITFKGAGFFTRYYLHKAQTQVVNYNRLPANLNWLTTDHGFRFFIDHNWTFTPSNASSSFTTLLDYNDPLSHLTKSFRENTLEKALQTLISPGTRQIVQSVGHTKQPTVTSDVLLYVQRIVESNLITMKPRIIGSSEVNVVEDEKVAWWGAIFAAGTYWILGEDNDIDLLDKHISNVPPSLLVDPLAQTALAAYKCRNKVQTMKPRILEFHCHEASKILSETLILLQTNKPQPIVIMTLLLACDWLLETRMLSWQEECKKMPAGYVNLEFLNLKSFQEDLTSLRKIAQFVPFATAKVFLYEATARLMAGASPTKTQQLFDRSLRHRSTRNFVICTKGKGEQSTVGLREHATALFMACKHLPMSLLSPPGIRAGMLAEAARTLEKIGDRKNLMQCYKLLKSITTNSSVTD
- the LOC132917651 gene encoding sterol regulatory element-binding protein 2-like isoform X2 → MDELDPMDALDMPEDLDFAGFDELLNKYNEKMPEVDTKLFTGDNILTEFDDPMSDPTLLDFPPLDLSLIEPDIHMSPPQDTVSHVIDTPVISPSAMLKPCPKAPPLIKPNRKVIEKPIQPNYIIEQNVNKKIRYIQKPGMHTILPVKSVGQIHLPSDQMKQVFFNAPLNTSPTMVYTSTNGQPIILNNTAFVTTGIPVMIDSDMSSNNNIDVKSVKDEKPRSSHNVIERRYRTSINDKIMELKDMILGTEAKLNKSAILKKAIDYIKYLEMANEKLKDENKMFKLNISKKLDQSPSTLSQEEYNNPGSLTPPQSYISVSSPERSEGASSPEIVMSSHTILTNKSGKKGMADHSRLVLCVFMFAVVAFNPFGNLLSNSNMSYSENSWTEKVDGRTILNAKIDSGVDDGTYQSYAFSLSVWTLNILVMIISLTCLLINDPIIYSDSEAYQEYIKIRKQAEDNLNKGNRKIAVLELSRCLEIFGRPILTSRKKLWASLIWQIIRQFLHQFKVVVLLKKWNNAVFKNVTKKHDTLNTAKQLGEIYHLLHKLYLIGGTDWPIPNSHWGIGLYLGLCSINMAEAAGRQVISVETCVRLYSTIALNFKTITFKGAGFFTRYYLHKAQTQVVNYNRLPANLNWLTTDHGFRFFIDHNWTFTPSNASSSFTTLLDYNDPLSHLTKSFRENTLEKALQTLISPGTRQIVQSVGHTKQPTVTSDVLLYVQRIVESNLITMKPRIIGSSEVNVEDEKVAWWGAIFAAGTYWILGEDNDIDLLDKHISNVPPSLLVDPLAQTALAAYKCRNKVQTMKPRILEFHCHEASKILSETLILLQTNKPQPIVIMTLLLACDWLLETRMLSWQEECKKMPAGYVNLEFLNLKSFQEDLTSLRKIAQFVPFATAKVFLYEATARLMAGASPTKTQQLFDRSLRHRSTRNFVICTKGKGEQSTVGLREHATALFMACKHLPMSLLSPPGIRAGMLAEAARTLEKIGDRKNLMQCYKLLKSITTNSSVTD